In Mycetocola zhujimingii, one DNA window encodes the following:
- a CDS encoding helix-turn-helix domain-containing protein yields the protein MADDSLALIGPRLKSWREKRSMTLAELSETTGISSSTLSRLEAGKRAPNLELVVPIARALRLELDDIVPRAAPSPLVARTTKRVGEIQFETLSPESSPVQTYKVTFPANPAGVAAVPEPNVHEGHEWLYVLSGHLRLVLGEQDVTLGPGEAAEFDTRIPHWLSATGAGPVEMLSIFSKEGKRIHLRARPSTPG from the coding sequence GTGGCCGACGACTCTCTCGCCCTCATCGGCCCACGGCTCAAGAGCTGGCGCGAAAAGCGAAGTATGACTCTCGCCGAGCTTTCGGAGACTACCGGGATCTCATCGAGCACACTCTCGCGTCTCGAGGCGGGCAAGCGTGCTCCGAACCTTGAGCTCGTGGTCCCGATCGCGCGGGCGCTGAGACTGGAACTCGATGACATAGTTCCTCGTGCCGCGCCCAGCCCGCTGGTGGCCCGAACAACGAAGCGCGTCGGCGAGATTCAGTTCGAAACGCTCTCGCCGGAGTCGAGTCCAGTACAGACCTATAAGGTCACATTTCCCGCCAACCCGGCGGGTGTCGCCGCTGTGCCTGAGCCGAATGTGCACGAGGGGCACGAGTGGCTCTACGTGCTCTCGGGGCATCTGCGCCTCGTGCTCGGTGAACAGGACGTGACTCTCGGGCCTGGAGAGGCTGCGGAGTTCGACACGCGCATTCCGCACTGGCTGTCGGCGACCGGTGCCGGGCCCGTCGAGATGCTGTCGATTTTCAGCAAAGAGGGTAAGCGCATCCACCTCCGCGCCCGCCCCTCGACGCCCGGCTGA
- a CDS encoding NAD(P)/FAD-dependent oxidoreductase, whose amino-acid sequence MTNNDHLSATSTPGAPDPSTSNEHWDVIIIGGGTAGLSAALILARARRRVLVFDAQEPRNRFAPHMHGVLSRDGYSPLDLVADGYREVRAVDGVIENARVIQTRATPEGFELIADTGVRATARRLIVATGTRDELPDIPGLSEQWGRGVAACPYCDGYEATGRAIGVLASSVMGLHKAHMLRSYSSDVTVFTALVGPIPDTDLRVLQQRGIRLEDRPVTHVVTEGSTMTGLALADGTVAPLDVVFAEPRPIALDEPLRQLGAERTDTPFGPWTAVDAFGKTSVQGVWAVGNSANPGALVPIAAGAGATAALAINGELVAEDVAAATERVTTITSHPSNDFPADRVFAPISEAVGK is encoded by the coding sequence ATGACGAACAACGACCACCTCTCCGCCACATCCACCCCCGGCGCCCCTGACCCCTCGACTTCGAATGAGCACTGGGACGTCATCATCATCGGCGGCGGCACCGCCGGACTCAGCGCCGCTCTTATCCTGGCTCGCGCCCGCCGCCGCGTACTCGTCTTCGACGCGCAGGAGCCCCGCAATCGATTCGCACCCCACATGCACGGCGTGTTGAGTCGAGACGGCTACTCACCGCTCGATCTCGTCGCCGACGGCTACCGCGAAGTGCGCGCTGTCGACGGTGTGATCGAGAACGCCCGTGTCATACAGACTCGTGCGACGCCGGAAGGATTCGAGCTGATCGCCGACACTGGTGTGCGTGCGACCGCGCGCCGCCTCATCGTCGCGACAGGAACACGCGACGAACTTCCGGACATCCCTGGCCTCTCGGAACAATGGGGGCGCGGCGTGGCGGCCTGCCCGTATTGCGACGGCTACGAGGCGACCGGTCGGGCTATCGGAGTGCTGGCCAGCTCCGTAATGGGCCTGCACAAGGCGCACATGCTGCGCTCGTATTCAAGCGATGTCACAGTGTTCACCGCGCTCGTCGGCCCCATCCCCGACACCGACCTGCGCGTGCTCCAGCAGCGCGGAATACGGCTGGAGGATCGCCCCGTCACACACGTTGTCACTGAGGGGAGCACGATGACCGGGCTCGCCCTCGCGGACGGCACCGTCGCGCCCCTGGATGTCGTGTTCGCCGAACCGAGACCCATCGCACTGGACGAGCCACTGAGGCAGCTCGGCGCCGAACGCACCGACACGCCCTTCGGCCCGTGGACAGCGGTTGACGCGTTCGGCAAGACCAGCGTCCAGGGCGTGTGGGCGGTTGGCAACTCTGCCAACCCGGGTGCGCTGGTTCCCATCGCTGCCGGCGCAGGAGCGACCGCCGCCCTCGCCATCAACGGTGAGCTCGTGGCCGAGGACGTCGCTGCAGCTACAGAACGCGTCACTACAATCACTTCTCACCCCTCGAATGATTTCCCCGCCGACCGAGTGTTCGCGCCCATCTCCGAGGCGGTCGGAAAGTGA
- a CDS encoding SAM-dependent methyltransferase — MSSENPITDPAAFWEARYFSTQGDNGGMWSGRVNATVEHEVSGLTPGTALDLGSGEGGDALWLAARGWDVTAVDISATALAVGATRAANSGLADRISWVQADLATWHPSTEFDLVTAAFLHSPVELPREDILRRATAAVAPGGRLLVVGHAAFPPGAGHDHADNHDAQPLPTPDAVLASLELPAGWVVETNALVDRPITGRDGTTLTLVDSVLRVRRG, encoded by the coding sequence ATGAGTTCCGAGAACCCGATCACCGATCCGGCCGCTTTCTGGGAGGCTCGCTATTTCTCCACCCAAGGCGACAACGGGGGGATGTGGAGCGGTCGCGTCAACGCGACGGTCGAACACGAGGTGTCCGGCCTGACCCCGGGCACGGCACTCGATCTCGGGAGCGGTGAGGGTGGCGACGCGCTGTGGCTCGCCGCACGCGGCTGGGACGTGACCGCCGTCGACATCTCGGCGACCGCGCTGGCCGTTGGAGCAACCAGAGCTGCCAACAGCGGCCTGGCCGATCGCATCAGCTGGGTGCAGGCTGACCTCGCGACGTGGCATCCGTCAACCGAGTTCGACCTTGTGACTGCGGCGTTCCTGCACTCGCCCGTCGAACTCCCGCGCGAGGACATCCTGCGTCGCGCGACCGCAGCGGTTGCGCCTGGCGGTCGGCTCCTCGTCGTCGGGCACGCAGCCTTTCCGCCGGGGGCGGGCCACGACCACGCCGACAACCACGACGCCCAACCGTTGCCGACACCGGACGCGGTGTTGGCGTCGCTCGAGCTGCCTGCCGGTTGGGTGGTCGAGACCAATGCGCTCGTCGACAGACCCATCACGGGGCGGGACGGAACAACCCTCACGCTGGTCGACTCCGTGTTGCGGGTGCGACGGGGCTAG
- a CDS encoding CGNR zinc finger domain-containing protein produces the protein MHPTPQNPSALSTPPGPLTNAMRDARGPGAVTGMTGQWLVSEGTRWWFDTGSLALDFAYTGQVGVDAAAEGAEDEETLRTPDDLTSWLKTRLPSAPATERDLQDALMLRGSIARLALAASAGRDPEARDIDLLNLYAATPDIPPRLAGGTVQAGRTEPRTGQALSTVARDAVALFSGETLGRIRQCDADDCALIYLDTSRAGNRRWCSMQRCGNRHKVRAHRAREAATR, from the coding sequence ATGCACCCCACTCCGCAGAATCCCTCTGCACTGAGCACGCCACCCGGACCCCTGACCAACGCAATGCGCGATGCTCGGGGGCCCGGTGCCGTGACGGGCATGACCGGGCAATGGCTCGTCTCCGAGGGCACACGCTGGTGGTTTGACACCGGTTCGCTCGCCCTGGACTTCGCATACACCGGCCAGGTCGGCGTCGACGCTGCAGCTGAGGGCGCGGAGGACGAGGAGACGCTGCGCACACCCGACGACCTCACATCATGGCTCAAGACGAGGCTTCCGAGTGCACCGGCCACCGAGCGTGATCTGCAGGACGCACTCATGCTTCGCGGGTCCATCGCGAGGCTCGCGCTTGCGGCGAGCGCCGGACGCGATCCGGAAGCCAGGGACATCGACCTGCTCAACCTGTACGCGGCAACCCCTGACATCCCGCCACGCCTTGCCGGCGGTACCGTGCAGGCCGGCCGCACAGAACCTCGGACGGGGCAGGCTCTCTCGACGGTGGCACGCGACGCCGTCGCACTCTTCTCGGGTGAGACGCTCGGCCGCATCCGCCAGTGCGACGCCGACGATTGCGCGCTGATCTACCTCGACACCTCACGCGCCGGCAACCGCCGCTGGTGCTCGATGCAGCGCTGCGGAAACCGGCACAAGGTTCGCGCCCACCGCGCCCGGGAGGCGGCTACTCGCTGA
- a CDS encoding DUF427 domain-containing protein: MKATYQDTVIADSPTEDLVKIEGNWYFPPSSIAEDLFSESPTPYTCPWKGACQYWNVTVDGTEKKDLAWSYPEPYPTAFDRVGKDFSGYVAFDRSVTISE; this comes from the coding sequence ATGAAGGCTACGTATCAGGACACAGTGATCGCCGATTCTCCGACCGAAGACCTCGTCAAGATCGAGGGGAACTGGTACTTCCCTCCGTCGAGCATTGCCGAGGACCTGTTCTCCGAGAGTCCCACTCCGTACACCTGCCCCTGGAAGGGCGCGTGCCAGTACTGGAACGTCACGGTCGACGGCACGGAGAAGAAGGATCTGGCGTGGAGCTACCCGGAGCCGTACCCGACCGCCTTCGACAGGGTCGGCAAGGACTTCTCCGGGTACGTGGCGTTCGACCGCTCGGTGACGATCAGCGAGTAG
- a CDS encoding 2-phosphosulfolactate phosphatase, which produces MPELATRNLPTAQSKYQVRFDVGIDGLARIGDADIVVWVDSLALAGVDAALESLGDSTSAVAANLTNRSAVAAWLLEQQLQRGRRVSIAVVAAGRDGGFASNDLLAAGAVIDALTALGIDFTSPEAAVACAAFDGLRNAVGHLFTASVAGQELIADGQRDRVVAAARLDSTDSVDVLRLV; this is translated from the coding sequence ATGCCTGAACTCGCCACCCGAAACCTGCCGACCGCCCAGTCGAAGTACCAGGTGCGGTTCGATGTCGGTATCGACGGCCTCGCGCGAATCGGCGACGCCGACATCGTCGTGTGGGTCGACTCGCTCGCGCTCGCCGGGGTGGACGCTGCGCTCGAGTCGCTGGGGGACTCGACCAGCGCCGTGGCAGCGAACCTCACCAACCGCAGTGCGGTCGCCGCGTGGCTGCTCGAGCAGCAGCTCCAGCGGGGGCGCCGGGTCTCGATTGCCGTGGTCGCCGCAGGGCGGGATGGCGGCTTCGCGAGCAACGACCTGCTCGCGGCCGGCGCGGTCATCGATGCGCTGACGGCGCTCGGAATCGACTTCACCTCGCCCGAGGCCGCTGTCGCCTGTGCGGCTTTCGACGGACTGAGGAACGCGGTAGGACATCTGTTCACGGCATCCGTCGCCGGCCAGGAACTGATCGCAGACGGTCAGCGCGACCGGGTTGTCGCCGCCGCCCGGCTGGATTCGACGGACTCGGTCGACGTGCTGCGTCTGGTCTGA
- a CDS encoding EVE domain-containing protein has product MAIRYWLAVASRDHVHNAVDLGIAQVNHGQRGGLDAMGEADGIVWYSPKTEYPDGEPLREFTAIGRIASGMPYQAISLDRRPWRRRVDYEREAEPAPIRPMLGMLDFTRDQPQWGYQLRRGLLEISRYDFHLIREAMQRPSADDRRYPEHRR; this is encoded by the coding sequence ATGGCGATTCGGTACTGGCTGGCGGTGGCGTCGCGTGACCACGTCCACAATGCCGTCGACCTCGGGATCGCCCAGGTGAACCATGGGCAGCGCGGCGGACTCGACGCGATGGGTGAGGCGGACGGGATCGTCTGGTACTCGCCCAAGACCGAGTATCCCGACGGGGAGCCGTTGCGTGAGTTCACGGCAATTGGTCGAATCGCCTCCGGTATGCCGTACCAGGCGATATCGCTCGACCGGCGGCCGTGGCGGCGACGCGTCGACTACGAGCGGGAGGCCGAGCCAGCGCCCATCCGCCCGATGCTCGGCATGCTCGATTTCACTCGCGACCAGCCGCAGTGGGGCTACCAGCTGCGACGCGGGCTGCTTGAGATCTCACGATATGACTTCCATCTGATCAGGGAGGCCATGCAGCGGCCGAGCGCCGATGATCGCCGCTACCCCGAGCACCGCCGTTAG
- a CDS encoding DEAD/DEAH box helicase, translating to MWPSPPSPLAPAPAISPVEIRTGCFAPKGTTLSETVPDTTFAELGVPAPLVSALAADGKTLAFPIQVDTLPDTLGGRDVLGRGKTGSGKTLAFSIPMVARLGGKLAGGKRRPGRPLGLVLAPTRELATQISAVLTPLAAAYGLNTTTIFGGVNQTRQVTALKAGVDIVVACPGRLEDLMKQGFVNLDAVEITVLDEADHMADLGFLPVVTRILDKTPSNGQRLLFSATLDNGVDKLVRRFLHNEVLHSVDEATSHVSAMTHHVFEVHGPDAKKDLIETLASGTGRRILFMRTKHHAKKLAKQLTDSGIPSVDLHGNLSQPQRDRNLAAFSDGTARVLVATDVAARGVHVDDVELVIHVDPPMEHKAYLHRSGRTARAGSAGDVVTICLPTQKKDLAVLLRKAEIKVTPVAVTSKSPEVTALVGEVAAYVKPLPRVVQAQGGGRSQGANAQRKRAGQGGQGAGRSRSGAGSRDYSTSSAGTTGRRHEGAASGRPAQARPAQARPERSARPASSGGASAGGQRTNRRVSSGS from the coding sequence ATGTGGCCTTCGCCACCTTCGCCACTTGCTCCCGCTCCAGCGATTTCGCCTGTCGAGATCCGTACGGGATGCTTTGCCCCGAAAGGCACCACTTTGTCAGAAACTGTCCCAGACACCACTTTCGCTGAACTCGGCGTTCCCGCGCCCCTCGTCTCGGCCCTCGCCGCAGACGGCAAGACCCTCGCCTTCCCGATCCAGGTCGACACCCTCCCCGACACCCTCGGGGGACGCGACGTTCTCGGCCGCGGAAAGACCGGCTCGGGCAAGACGCTCGCGTTCAGCATCCCGATGGTCGCACGCCTCGGCGGCAAGCTCGCCGGTGGAAAGCGCCGCCCGGGCCGTCCGCTCGGCCTCGTGCTCGCACCGACCCGTGAGCTCGCCACCCAGATCTCGGCTGTACTCACCCCGCTCGCTGCGGCATACGGCCTCAACACCACCACCATCTTCGGCGGGGTCAACCAGACCCGCCAGGTCACCGCGCTCAAGGCCGGCGTCGACATCGTCGTTGCCTGCCCCGGTCGCCTCGAAGACCTCATGAAGCAGGGCTTCGTCAACCTCGACGCCGTCGAGATCACCGTGCTCGACGAGGCCGACCACATGGCCGACCTCGGCTTCCTGCCGGTCGTCACACGCATCCTCGACAAGACGCCGTCCAACGGACAGCGCCTGCTCTTCTCGGCAACGCTCGACAACGGAGTGGACAAGCTCGTCCGCCGCTTCCTGCACAACGAGGTCCTGCACAGTGTCGACGAGGCCACCAGCCACGTCTCAGCGATGACCCACCACGTTTTCGAGGTTCACGGCCCCGACGCCAAGAAGGACCTCATCGAGACCCTCGCATCTGGCACCGGTCGCCGCATCCTCTTCATGCGCACCAAGCACCACGCGAAGAAGCTCGCCAAGCAGCTCACCGACTCCGGTATCCCCTCCGTCGACCTGCACGGTAACCTCTCGCAGCCGCAGCGCGACCGCAACCTCGCCGCGTTCAGCGACGGAACCGCCCGTGTTCTCGTGGCAACGGATGTCGCGGCTCGCGGCGTGCACGTTGATGACGTCGAACTCGTCATCCACGTCGACCCGCCCATGGAGCACAAGGCATACCTGCACCGTTCGGGCCGTACCGCCCGTGCCGGCAGCGCCGGTGACGTTGTCACCATCTGCCTCCCGACCCAGAAGAAGGACCTCGCCGTTCTTCTCCGCAAGGCCGAGATCAAGGTGACCCCGGTCGCCGTCACGTCGAAGAGCCCCGAGGTCACCGCCCTCGTCGGTGAGGTCGCCGCGTACGTCAAGCCGCTCCCCCGCGTCGTTCAGGCACAGGGTGGTGGACGCTCACAGGGCGCCAACGCCCAGCGCAAGCGCGCTGGCCAGGGTGGACAGGGCGCTGGACGGTCTCGTTCAGGCGCCGGTTCACGCGACTACTCCACGTCATCCGCAGGCACAACGGGTCGCCGCCACGAGGGTGCAGCATCGGGCCGTCCGGCTCAGGCTCGCCCGGCACAGGCTCGCCCCGAGCGTTCCGCGCGTCCGGCATCCTCCGGTGGCGCATCCGCCGGTGGACAGCGCACCAACCGCAGGGTTTCCAGCGGCAGCTAA
- a CDS encoding GNAT family N-acetyltransferase, translating to MSSEATVTPIRDVIVRPVRDVDAESLGRVHAQCWHEQYDEIISKAALEHLSPRRMAELWTHWMNQGPEYLQFAAVLDGDIIGFSGSGPARDADAPRPRELYFINMLAEFRSTGTGQKLFDAAIGDAPAYLWVSTANTHARHFYEKNGFIADGAEHTEPFLGEEIHEVRYVR from the coding sequence ATGAGCAGCGAAGCCACCGTCACCCCGATCCGCGACGTTATTGTCCGCCCCGTCCGCGATGTCGACGCGGAGTCACTCGGTCGAGTCCACGCACAGTGCTGGCACGAGCAGTACGACGAGATCATCTCGAAAGCAGCGCTCGAGCACCTCTCCCCCCGCCGCATGGCCGAACTCTGGACCCACTGGATGAATCAGGGGCCCGAGTACCTTCAGTTCGCCGCGGTGCTGGACGGAGACATCATCGGGTTCTCGGGTTCAGGCCCAGCCCGCGACGCCGATGCACCTCGCCCCCGGGAGCTGTACTTCATCAACATGCTCGCCGAGTTCCGAAGCACGGGCACCGGCCAGAAGCTCTTCGACGCCGCGATCGGCGACGCTCCCGCATATCTCTGGGTATCGACGGCGAACACCCACGCCCGCCACTTCTACGAGAAGAACGGGTTCATCGCGGATGGCGCCGAGCACACTGAGCCGTTCCTCGGCGAGGAGATCCACGAAGTTCGCTACGTCCGGTAG
- a CDS encoding NUDIX hydrolase family protein: MSVRTPDPDQPQEPSSNPTPGWLSDVELAEVRQRLPLLYVEAVPVRVDGLGIVTEVGVLLRATSTGQMTRTLVSGRVLYGETLRDALFRHLEKDLGPMAFPLLPASPTPFHVAEYFPMPGISAYTDDRQHAVALAYVVPVTGTCDPRQDALEITWMTPEEAQSDAVSDEMEGGRGTLLRVALASVGQLR, translated from the coding sequence ATGAGCGTTCGCACTCCCGACCCCGACCAGCCCCAGGAACCGTCATCGAACCCGACCCCGGGCTGGCTCAGCGACGTTGAGCTTGCTGAGGTTCGCCAGCGGCTGCCGCTGCTGTACGTGGAGGCGGTGCCGGTTCGCGTCGACGGCCTCGGCATCGTCACCGAGGTGGGAGTGCTGCTCCGCGCGACGTCGACGGGGCAGATGACCCGCACGCTCGTCTCCGGGCGCGTGCTCTATGGAGAGACGCTGCGCGACGCGCTGTTCCGCCACCTCGAGAAAGACCTCGGACCCATGGCGTTCCCGCTGCTTCCGGCGTCGCCGACTCCGTTCCACGTCGCCGAGTACTTCCCGATGCCCGGTATCTCCGCATACACCGATGACAGGCAGCACGCCGTTGCCCTGGCCTACGTCGTTCCCGTCACCGGGACCTGCGACCCGCGCCAGGACGCACTCGAGATCACCTGGATGACCCCGGAAGAAGCGCAGTCGGATGCCGTCAGCGACGAGATGGAGGGCGGACGCGGCACCCTGCTTCGGGTCGCGCTCGCATCGGTGGGGCAGCTGAGGTAG